One Microbacterium marinum genomic window carries:
- a CDS encoding RDD family protein — MSAPVSDYPGERLGRPVSGPGSIARPGRRIAGLLIDYAAATIIATAFLGYDQFALPDEAGWRLFAPMMVFAALQIVFIPTLGGSPGHRILGMRLELQRGGWVGLWRPIVRTGLLVLVIPAVIWDADQRGIHDKVVGTVLVRS; from the coding sequence GTGTCAGCGCCCGTTTCCGACTATCCCGGCGAGCGTCTGGGTCGACCTGTGAGCGGACCGGGTAGCATCGCCCGGCCGGGTCGGCGCATCGCGGGACTCCTTATCGACTACGCGGCGGCGACGATCATCGCCACCGCGTTCCTTGGCTACGACCAGTTCGCGCTGCCGGACGAGGCCGGCTGGCGGCTGTTCGCGCCGATGATGGTCTTCGCCGCGCTTCAGATCGTGTTCATCCCGACCCTCGGCGGAAGCCCGGGGCATCGCATCCTCGGCATGCGCCTGGAACTCCAGCGCGGCGGGTGGGTCGGCCTATGGCGCCCGATCGTGCGAACGGGGCTGCTCGTCCTCGTGATCCCTGCCGTGATCTGGGATGCCGATCAGCGCGGCATCCACGACAAGGTCGTCGGCACGGTTCTCGTCCGCTCCTGA
- the glnA gene encoding type I glutamate--ammonia ligase produces the protein MFKDSSEVLAFIKDEDVKFLDIRFTDLPGVQQHFNIPASTVDEEFFTVGQLFDGSSIRGFANIHESDMQLIPDVTTAYLDQFREAKTLVMIFDIYNPRTGEIYHKDPRQVAKKAEKYLASTGIADTAFFAPEAEFYIFDDVRYEVKQNSSFYSVDSEEGAWNTGRAEEGGNLANKTPYKGGYFPVSPVDKTADLRDDITLKLIESGFVLERSHHEVGTGGQQEINYRFDTMVHSADDILKFKYIVKNTCEEWGKVATFMPKPLFGDNGSGMHTHQSLWLDGKPLFYDEKGYGGLSDTARWYIGGLLAHAPAVLAFTNPTINSYKRLVKGYEAPVNLVYSAGNRSAAIRIPITGSNPKAKRIEFRAPDASGNPYLAFAAQMMAGLDGIINRIEPHEPVDKDLYELPPEEAKNIPQVPNSLLDSLEALRADHEFLTRGNVFTPELIETWIEYKIENEIKPIAARPHPFEYELYFGV, from the coding sequence ATGTTCAAAGATTCTTCCGAGGTGCTCGCGTTCATCAAGGACGAGGACGTCAAGTTCCTCGACATCCGTTTCACGGACCTCCCTGGTGTGCAGCAGCACTTCAACATCCCGGCCTCGACCGTTGACGAGGAGTTCTTCACGGTCGGCCAGCTCTTCGACGGCTCGTCGATCCGCGGCTTCGCGAACATCCACGAGTCGGACATGCAGCTCATCCCCGATGTCACGACGGCCTACCTCGACCAGTTCCGCGAGGCGAAGACGCTGGTCATGATCTTCGACATCTACAACCCGCGCACCGGCGAGATCTACCACAAGGACCCGCGCCAGGTCGCCAAGAAGGCGGAGAAGTACCTCGCCTCCACCGGCATCGCCGACACCGCGTTCTTCGCCCCCGAAGCCGAGTTCTATATCTTCGACGACGTGCGTTACGAGGTGAAGCAGAACTCGAGCTTCTACTCGGTCGACTCCGAGGAGGGCGCCTGGAACACCGGTCGCGCCGAAGAGGGCGGCAACCTCGCCAACAAGACGCCGTACAAGGGCGGGTACTTCCCCGTCAGCCCGGTCGACAAGACCGCCGACCTCCGCGACGACATCACGCTCAAGCTGATCGAGTCCGGCTTCGTGCTCGAGCGCTCGCACCACGAGGTCGGGACCGGCGGACAGCAGGAGATCAACTACCGCTTCGACACCATGGTGCACTCGGCGGACGACATCCTGAAGTTCAAGTACATCGTCAAGAACACGTGTGAAGAGTGGGGCAAGGTCGCGACCTTCATGCCCAAGCCGCTCTTCGGTGACAACGGCTCGGGCATGCACACGCACCAGTCCCTGTGGCTCGACGGCAAGCCCCTCTTCTACGACGAGAAGGGCTACGGCGGGCTCTCCGACACCGCCCGCTGGTACATCGGCGGTCTGCTCGCACACGCCCCCGCGGTGCTCGCCTTCACCAACCCGACGATCAACTCGTACAAGCGTCTGGTCAAGGGCTACGAGGCGCCGGTCAACCTCGTGTACTCGGCGGGAAACCGTTCGGCGGCGATCCGCATCCCGATCACCGGTTCCAACCCGAAGGCCAAGCGCATCGAGTTCCGCGCGCCCGACGCCTCCGGCAACCCGTATCTCGCCTTCGCGGCGCAGATGATGGCCGGCCTCGACGGCATCATCAACCGCATCGAGCCGCACGAGCCGGTCGACAAGGACCTGTACGAGCTGCCCCCCGAGGAAGCGAAGAACATCCCGCAGGTGCCCAACTCGCTGCTCGACTCGCTGGAGGCGCTGCGCGCCGACCACGAGTTCCTGACGCGTGGCAACGTGTTCACGCCCGAGCTCATCGAGACGTGGATCGAGTACAAGATCGAGAACGAGATCAAGCCGATCGCGGCTCGTCCGCACCCCTTCGAGTACGAGCTGTACTTCGGAGTCTGA
- the glsA gene encoding glutaminase A: MREEPTAQAPGERRARSIADRDLTALIARVREHGGGAVDDSIPALAAADPEMLAVALVGVDGSTSSAGDAGTPFSVQSAVKPFLFALALVDTDGGALDRVGIEPTGEAFDAVKLESGTGRPPNPMVNAGAILTAALVHGGSADERSERILRGLSAFAGRPLSVDEDVAIDEHLLGDRNHALAHLMRSEGTLTITADDAVAAYARACAVLVDAEALAVMGATLAAGGRNPVTGELVVPPAVARDVVSVTATCGVYDGSGRWMRSVGVPAKSSVSGAIVLAAPGILGAAVISPPLDERGTSVRGHLAADLLSAELGLHSFGDLSG; encoded by the coding sequence GTGAGGGAAGAACCGACCGCGCAGGCGCCCGGAGAACGACGCGCGCGCTCGATCGCGGATCGTGATCTCACTGCTCTGATCGCTCGGGTGCGAGAGCATGGAGGCGGCGCAGTCGACGACAGCATTCCGGCGCTGGCAGCAGCGGATCCGGAGATGCTGGCTGTCGCACTCGTCGGCGTCGATGGCTCGACCTCGTCGGCGGGCGATGCGGGCACCCCATTCAGCGTGCAGTCCGCGGTGAAGCCGTTCCTCTTCGCGCTCGCGCTCGTGGACACGGACGGCGGGGCGCTCGACCGCGTCGGCATCGAACCGACCGGCGAGGCTTTCGATGCGGTCAAACTTGAGAGCGGTACCGGGCGACCACCCAATCCGATGGTGAACGCGGGCGCCATCCTCACCGCCGCACTGGTGCACGGGGGTTCGGCGGACGAGCGGAGCGAACGCATCCTTCGCGGCCTCTCCGCCTTCGCGGGACGACCTCTATCCGTCGATGAAGACGTCGCCATCGATGAGCATCTGCTCGGCGATCGCAACCACGCGCTCGCGCACCTGATGCGGTCCGAGGGGACGCTCACGATCACCGCCGACGATGCGGTCGCCGCCTACGCGCGCGCCTGCGCCGTCCTCGTCGACGCCGAAGCCCTGGCTGTGATGGGCGCGACGCTCGCGGCGGGCGGTCGCAATCCAGTCACAGGGGAGCTGGTCGTGCCACCGGCTGTCGCGCGGGACGTCGTGTCCGTCACGGCGACCTGTGGCGTGTACGACGGGTCTGGTCGGTGGATGCGGAGCGTCGGAGTTCCGGCCAAATCGAGTGTCTCTGGGGCGATCGTCCTCGCAGCACCGGGCATCCTCGGTGCTGCGGTCATCAGCCCGCCGCTCGACGAACGGGGTACGAGTGTGCGTGGCCACCTCGCCGCCGACCTGCTGAGCGCCGAGCTCGGCTTGCATTCGTTCGGCGACCTCTCCGGGTGA
- a CDS encoding ABC transporter ATP-binding protein produces the protein MTAALRGEGLSRTFSTPAGEVHACIDVDIHAGPGELVVLRGPSGAGKTTLLNMLGGLDRPSSGRVFIGDVDAAALSEDALAALRRERLGFVFQSFGLISVLSAAENVELPLRIAGVAAAERDERVAEALRLVGLEPHAEQRPTELSGGQQQRVGIARAIAGDPQVLLADEPTGQLDSRTAASVMDLLGALVHERGLAAIVSTHDPLLVQRADRVVELHGGRVTSVG, from the coding sequence ATGACCGCCGCCCTCCGCGGGGAGGGGCTCTCCCGCACGTTCTCGACTCCTGCCGGTGAGGTGCACGCCTGCATCGACGTCGACATCCATGCCGGGCCGGGCGAGCTGGTCGTCCTCAGGGGCCCGTCAGGTGCGGGTAAGACGACGCTGCTGAACATGCTGGGTGGGCTCGATCGTCCTTCATCCGGTCGCGTGTTCATCGGGGACGTGGATGCCGCGGCGCTGTCGGAGGATGCCCTCGCCGCGCTCCGGCGCGAACGACTCGGGTTCGTCTTCCAGTCCTTCGGCCTCATCTCGGTGCTCTCAGCCGCCGAGAACGTGGAGTTGCCGCTCCGAATCGCGGGCGTAGCGGCAGCGGAACGGGACGAGCGGGTCGCAGAGGCGCTGCGGCTGGTCGGCCTGGAGCCTCACGCTGAGCAGCGCCCGACGGAGCTCTCGGGTGGGCAGCAGCAGCGCGTCGGCATCGCCCGCGCGATCGCGGGCGACCCCCAGGTGCTGCTCGCCGACGAGCCGACGGGGCAGCTCGATTCCCGCACCGCCGCGAGCGTCATGGACCTGTTGGGGGCGCTTGTCCATGAGCGCGGGCTGGCAGCCATCGTCTCGACGCACGACCCGCTCCTCGTCCAGCGCGCCGACCGCGTCGTCGAGCTCCACGGCGGTCGTGTCACGTCCGTCGGCTGA
- a CDS encoding ABC transporter ATP-binding protein: MTDPGGLRPRTRTRRAEVPPRSDLPDIHCADLVRIFKVPSRTGPGIEVQALQGLNLRVDRGELVAVVGASGSGKSTLLSILSSLDQPTAGVASVAGHDLLTMKEKERVSFRRHSVGFVWQQTSRNLLPYLTASENVAAALAIGSARITGTRRQRVAELLDLLEVTHCADRAPAEMSGGEQQRVAVAVGIANAPRVLLADEPTGELDDDTSVQVLEAMRSVNRELGVTTLIVTHDPTVSEHVARTVQIRDGRTSTEVLRSTRIDEHGAEEHIAEEYAVLDRVGRLQLPDEFVAALDLRERVRLALELDHVGVWPGQQARGGASEDAS; the protein is encoded by the coding sequence ATGACTGATCCCGGTGGGCTGCGGCCCCGCACCCGGACTCGGCGGGCCGAGGTGCCACCCCGGAGTGACCTGCCGGACATCCACTGCGCCGACCTTGTGCGCATCTTCAAGGTGCCCTCGCGCACCGGACCCGGGATCGAGGTGCAGGCGCTGCAGGGACTCAACCTGCGGGTGGACCGCGGCGAGCTCGTCGCTGTCGTCGGTGCGTCGGGATCGGGCAAGTCGACGCTGCTCTCGATCCTCTCCAGTCTCGATCAGCCGACCGCGGGTGTCGCGAGCGTCGCAGGCCATGACCTCCTCACTATGAAGGAGAAGGAGCGGGTCTCGTTCCGTCGGCACAGCGTCGGCTTCGTCTGGCAGCAGACCTCGCGCAATCTTCTGCCCTACCTGACGGCATCCGAGAATGTCGCTGCGGCCCTTGCCATCGGGTCGGCAAGGATCACGGGCACTCGGAGGCAGCGTGTGGCGGAACTGCTCGACCTCCTGGAGGTGACGCACTGCGCCGACCGTGCCCCCGCCGAGATGTCGGGTGGCGAGCAGCAGCGTGTGGCCGTCGCCGTCGGCATCGCCAATGCGCCCCGCGTGCTCCTCGCCGACGAACCGACGGGTGAGCTCGACGACGACACGAGCGTCCAGGTGCTCGAGGCGATGCGGTCGGTGAATCGCGAACTCGGCGTCACGACGCTCATCGTCACCCACGACCCGACCGTCTCGGAGCACGTCGCACGCACGGTGCAGATCCGCGACGGACGGACGTCGACCGAGGTCCTGCGGTCGACTCGCATCGACGAGCACGGGGCCGAGGAGCACATCGCGGAGGAGTACGCGGTCCTCGACCGGGTCGGTCGGCTCCAACTCCCCGACGAGTTCGTGGCGGCGCTGGATCTCCGTGAACGGGTACGACTGGCGCTCGAGCTCGATCATGTCGGGGTGTGGCCGGGGCAGCAAGCGCGCGGCGGGGCATCGGAGGACGCATCATGA
- a CDS encoding FtsX-like permease family protein codes for MSARWSTVALIRRHLRARAAGGAALALLTLVLSLLAGLAPVALIQLGDATVRDRVDGLSATVRDVTSTTVGIPQVASSKPDATAEEVWAGFLAAGEQVRSTAAEPLPSLLSPVRAVARVEDMPLSVDPRTRLISFAFSPGYEDEIDLVDGRLPARPSSGGWWEIALSESTATQMEWTVGDTRTTETVDGDVEIALVGIFVPKNPDGDFWVHAPSILEPNVFDDGNAPREVTATGFANPAALADLAGFDTVASRTDAWFPVDASGVDAQNAEAAVAALRRLTSAGQVFGQSADGPGVLGVRFEAAMTAEIEQALGQQRSTLGVIAMLVAGPVGVSIAVLVLACRIVLEARRPALRLLSARGASDAQLRGLLATEGIVWAVLPAAAAIAVTAAVGLVTAGPATPLVAFLPAAAVGLAPVGILAALAPAAAERAARTDLGTRGSRSRLLLEGTVIALAAISLALLAVRGYTDGVDLLLAAVPLLLALAACVLTLRLYPLPLRRLLARARRSSEVSGFLGAARALREPTIGATPVLALVVGVSVAVSSGILLSVLDAGGEEASRARVGSDVRITGPLFTAAQLDDLRAVAGVSGVAGISGAETARLEMDGVDIATAVFVIESDAVREVQGDGPGLLPPGVALDTPTTDAVPIIASGAVADAIGDADVVRVDTTPVEVVGVTRGPSPTGSRDNWVAIDAGVADEVLGEDPSDRTVLLRLDAGASPADVSDAVRGVVSPSARIESVAQVDAETRSGPAVQGVRTALTVATAVAALLASFAIAMTLVLGSGPRRRVVALLRTLGAPRRVARDLVVWEVGPPATAALVAGAVFGALIPLVVMAAVDLRPFTGSTVAPAYTADAGILLLCVGGFLASAAALTAIALAVSRRTPTGSALRTVEEG; via the coding sequence ATGAGTGCGCGATGGTCGACGGTCGCGCTGATCCGCCGGCACCTCCGTGCTCGCGCCGCCGGTGGCGCGGCGCTCGCCCTGCTGACCCTGGTGCTGTCCCTCCTCGCGGGCCTCGCGCCCGTGGCGCTGATCCAGCTCGGTGACGCGACGGTGCGAGACCGGGTGGACGGCCTGTCGGCGACCGTGCGCGATGTGACATCCACCACGGTGGGCATCCCGCAGGTCGCCTCGTCAAAGCCGGATGCCACCGCTGAGGAGGTCTGGGCGGGATTCCTCGCGGCCGGTGAGCAGGTTCGCTCCACGGCGGCGGAGCCCCTGCCCTCACTGCTCTCGCCCGTGCGGGCGGTCGCCCGGGTGGAAGACATGCCGCTCAGCGTCGACCCGCGGACGAGGCTGATCTCGTTCGCCTTCTCGCCGGGCTACGAGGACGAGATCGACCTCGTCGATGGGCGGCTCCCCGCACGCCCGTCCTCGGGTGGCTGGTGGGAGATCGCGCTCTCCGAGTCGACGGCGACACAGATGGAGTGGACGGTGGGGGACACCCGCACCACGGAGACCGTCGATGGCGACGTCGAGATCGCACTCGTCGGGATCTTCGTCCCGAAGAATCCGGACGGCGACTTCTGGGTGCACGCGCCCTCGATCCTCGAGCCCAACGTCTTCGACGACGGCAACGCGCCGCGGGAGGTCACCGCGACTGGCTTCGCGAACCCCGCCGCGCTGGCGGATCTTGCGGGCTTCGACACGGTGGCGTCCCGAACGGACGCATGGTTTCCCGTCGACGCGAGTGGCGTCGACGCCCAGAATGCGGAGGCAGCGGTCGCGGCGCTGCGACGGCTCACCTCCGCCGGTCAGGTGTTCGGGCAGAGCGCCGACGGTCCCGGCGTCCTCGGCGTCCGATTCGAGGCGGCGATGACCGCCGAGATCGAACAGGCGCTCGGACAGCAGCGTTCGACGCTGGGCGTGATCGCGATGCTCGTCGCCGGTCCCGTCGGGGTGTCGATCGCGGTCCTCGTCCTTGCCTGCCGCATCGTGCTCGAGGCGCGTCGCCCCGCCCTGCGGCTGCTGTCTGCGCGTGGGGCGTCCGACGCACAGCTGCGCGGCCTGCTCGCAACCGAGGGCATCGTGTGGGCCGTGCTGCCCGCAGCCGCAGCGATCGCCGTCACTGCGGCCGTCGGTCTCGTCACGGCGGGACCTGCGACGCCCCTGGTGGCGTTCCTCCCGGCAGCGGCGGTGGGACTCGCCCCCGTCGGCATCCTCGCCGCGCTCGCTCCGGCTGCAGCCGAGCGGGCTGCGCGGACGGACCTCGGCACCCGCGGGTCCCGCTCACGACTGCTCCTCGAGGGGACGGTGATCGCGCTCGCGGCCATCTCCCTCGCCCTCCTCGCCGTGCGGGGCTACACCGACGGGGTCGACCTGCTGCTTGCCGCCGTGCCCCTCCTGCTGGCGCTTGCGGCATGCGTCCTCACCCTGCGTCTCTATCCGCTGCCGCTGCGGCGCCTCCTGGCGCGTGCACGTCGCAGCAGTGAGGTCAGCGGTTTCCTCGGCGCAGCGCGCGCCCTCCGCGAACCGACGATCGGCGCGACTCCGGTCCTCGCGCTCGTCGTCGGGGTGTCGGTCGCGGTTTCCAGCGGCATCCTCCTCTCCGTCCTCGACGCCGGCGGCGAAGAGGCCTCGCGTGCGCGGGTCGGATCGGATGTGCGCATCACCGGGCCGCTGTTCACTGCGGCGCAGCTCGACGACTTGCGTGCCGTCGCCGGAGTCTCCGGTGTCGCCGGCATCTCGGGCGCGGAGACGGCGCGTCTGGAGATGGACGGGGTCGACATCGCCACGGCCGTGTTCGTCATCGAATCCGACGCGGTGCGGGAGGTGCAGGGTGATGGGCCGGGCCTCCTTCCGCCTGGCGTCGCGCTCGATACCCCGACGACGGATGCGGTTCCCATCATCGCCTCCGGCGCCGTGGCGGACGCGATCGGCGACGCCGACGTCGTGCGCGTGGACACTACACCCGTAGAGGTCGTCGGCGTGACGCGTGGTCCATCGCCGACCGGGTCCCGCGACAACTGGGTGGCGATCGACGCGGGTGTGGCAGACGAGGTCCTCGGCGAGGATCCCTCCGATCGGACCGTGCTTCTGAGGCTCGACGCCGGAGCTTCGCCCGCTGACGTCTCCGACGCCGTCCGCGGTGTCGTCAGCCCCTCCGCGCGCATCGAATCGGTCGCCCAGGTCGACGCGGAGACCCGATCCGGACCCGCGGTTCAGGGCGTGAGGACGGCGCTGACGGTGGCGACCGCTGTCGCGGCGCTCCTGGCGTCCTTCGCGATCGCCATGACGCTTGTGCTCGGCTCGGGCCCGCGGCGACGCGTGGTGGCCCTGCTGCGAACGCTCGGCGCACCACGTCGGGTCGCACGCGACCTCGTCGTATGGGAGGTCGGCCCGCCCGCCACCGCCGCGCTCGTGGCGGGGGCGGTCTTCGGCGCGCTCATCCCGCTCGTGGTGATGGCCGCCGTCGACCTGCGACCCTTCACAGGGTCGACCGTTGCACCGGCATACACGGCGGATGCGGGAATCCTGCTGCTGTGCGTCGGCGGATTCCTCGCGAGTGCGGCGGCACTCACGGCGATCGCGCTCGCGGTATCGCGTCGGACACCGACGGGGAGCGCGCTGCGCACCGTCGAGGAAGGATGA